The genomic stretch GGTGAAGCTGGGTGAGCTACCGTTTTGATGTCGTTCATTCAAACCCCAAACAATCTTCCTGATACAGCCGACCGATCAGGCCCAAGGCCTCGTCTCCAAAACGCTCTTGGATCTCTGCCAAGGTGTTCTTTCCCGGCATCTACGGCTTGGCGGATATTGGGGCAGGTCTCCGCAAAGGTCTCTTCGTGTTGCATGTGCGCAACAGCTTTTTTTGTTTGAATTTCAAGAAAGTTCCAAAAAGCCCTGATGGTATAATTTGCCTACAAAATCTAGAGCATCTTGTCCAAATTCGTCGTAAATCTGCTGCAATGTTGTAGAGCCATCGAGTTCGTGTAAAATTGATTTGGCCTGAATAGTTACAGGTATAATATTATGGCCTCGAATCAGAGCATATCCAAAAGACTCCTGTTGAACTTTACAAACAAGATATGGTGAGTCTTTATTGTATAATTTTAATTTTATAGGTAATTGTGAGCGTTTTTCTTGAATTGGCAACTGAACAAGAGGGTCTCTATCCCGAATTTCAATCAACGCTCGACAACCTCCACGACACGTATCAACCTCATCACAGTTGTTACATTGCTCCGCTATCAATGCTCGCCAGTTACTCATAACCTCACCGGACCACAACTCCTCAATTGGAATTTCAAGGACATTGCCTGCAATTGTGGGAGAATGATTACATGGCCGCATATTCCCCCAAGGATCAATTGTGCAGTAAGCCACGCCCGCCCAGCAGCCAGTCGAAGAGGATGGCAAAAAACATTGTGGGATACAAGAGCCATATCTAACATTGCTAGCGGCCTGCATCATTGATTCGATATCAAAGACTGCTTTGCGTAGTTGTTTTTCATCCGGTTCTATATCGGGCATAACCGGACCGAGGTACCGATTAAATACCGCCCGTCTTGCACCCAATTCTTGGGAAAGGTTGGCGACTTCATTTAATCGGTCCCAATTATAACGAGTTATAACTGTGCTGGTATGAACCGCAAGTCCTGCACTTGTTGCCCGCTGAATATTCTTACATGTCTCTGTAAAGGAATGGGAGGTACGGGTAAAACCTTCGTGCGTCTTGGCATTGTGACCATGCAATGAGATTAGTAATCCCTGGCATTGAGAAACTGATCTGAGCAGATCGATTACGGCTTGCGGTTTGTACCAACGAGCATTAGTGAAGAGAGTAAACGGAATACCTCGCTCTTCAATGGCAGAAATGATTTCTTTGAACTCAGGGTGCAGGGTTGGTTCGCCCCCGGTCAGCTTGAGTACTTCGGCGTGCGGTGCGATGGTTTCTATGATTTTTTGCCAGTCCGATGCAGGAAGTGGGGTAGGAGCGCGTTCAAAAACATTACTGCAAACCGGACATTGGTTGTTGCAGGCGGAGGTAAGTTCTAGGGAAAAATAAATAGGTGCAGAAAGAGGTAGTAGCATAATGTGCTGTCAGCAACTATTGATGATCTCGCAAAAAGGCATAAATCGCCAACGGAAACTCAGCAGTTTCGAGGCATTTTTTAAAAATTTGACTTGTTACGAAACCACCAATATTATAATTATTCGAGTTCTGGCAGTTCAACAGTCTGTCCTGTAATTTCCTCAAGCTTTTGTTTCAGAGACTGGCTCAGCTCCTTGATCTCTATTTCTTCATCCTCTCTTCCCTGTTTCGCCTCGATTCTTACTCTGGCTGAAGCATTTGGTTTGGCTTCCTCTTCACGGTAATCATTCCAAGTGCGTTTGCGTTGACTCAATACGTTAACAATAGTATTGATGTCATCGATCTTTGTTTTTTGAGCCAGCAAATCCATTTGCTGCAAGATGCTTTTTAGCTCATCTGGTTGTTCAATTGGTAATACTGTAGATTGCTGCGATTCAGTCGTATCTGCTTCTTTCTTTGTTCGGTGTTGCGCCCGATAGTTAAATACGTCACGAGTAATTTCAACAAGTAAAGCAGCAGCTCCTGTAATTGCTGTGATAAGACTTGGGTCTACTGACATCTCTAGGTCTCCTTTTGGTAGTGTAATTGTTTTATATGAACTAAAGGCAAGATCAAGTAATATTTTTATTGGTACATCGTGGTCTTTCAGACTTGTACGTATTTCTTCATCTGAACTCATTTCTTTCTCAAACCATTTCCTATAGTTTGGATCATTTTCGTCTTCGCCTAAAACTTGAATAAGCGTATCGCTATACCTTTTCAGATGTCCGGCAAATTGTATGGTTGTCATAGTAGGAAGTTGTTGGCCACAGTGGTAAATACCCTCCAGTACAAGGATTTGCAACAATTCAGATATATCAATCGAGCTAAAAGAGTGCCGTGAAACCAATCCACTCGTTATCCACTCATCATATATTTCCTGAGCCATTCTGTTTAGGCCGCGATAATTTTCAGAATCAGTTATTCTCATCTGTGCAACTAAGAGAAGCCTTACAATTTTATCTGAGTAAAACAGGTGATTTTTCGGTTTTGAAACAAACCCCATATTAAGCACATCGCTCAGAATCATACGTGCATCTCTATTTGCTGGAAGCTTCTCTTTTTTCTGTAAAATTTTTATTGTACTACCTGAAAAAAATCTAAAAACACTGAGAACTTCAAGAGAATTTTTTGTTACTTCATCAAGAGAGGTCATTATTTCTTCAAGTTCCGGGGCAACATATTTTTTGAACAGCTCTTGTTCTCTTGCTGGGGAAAATACCACCCCCCAGTCTTTAGCAACTAATGCGGTGAGGAGATTCAATATACTTTTCGGGTGCCCCCCACTTAAACGCATTATGTATTTGGTCCAGAAGAGAAAAGCATCTTCTGAAATCTTTCGGTTCTGTTTCTTTGGTGGGTATTTTTTTATAGTATCTTCTATTGCCTGCCGGATAACATCCAAACTGAAAGGGGGCAATGTGATACAATGACGGCTTAGTAAATTTGGAAACTTATCCCCATTGTCATTTTTATGTGTATATCGTCCAGTAAAAATTGCTCTAATTTCTGCCCCTGCTAAGCCTGCACCCCATACTGAAAGTGACTCAAGAAGCCAATCTAAGGCATCAGATTCTGACCCTTCTACCGCATCAAGCAAAAGAAGTATCTTTCCCGCACTGGCAAGCATACTCTCCAGCTCAGCATCAGCTTCTTTAAATTTAGCTTTTATCTGCGCAGCACCAACTTGTTCAGCAATTAGGTTTCTTACATCTGCCGCATTTTCGCATGCGGCTAAATCAACATAAGCACATTTCCATCCATCCCCTTCAAATTTTTCTCTAATTATTTTTAATAAAGCTGTTTTTCCGTACCCAGCTGGTGCAACTATCACCTGCATATCAGGTCTAGGATTATTAATTTGCTCAAGCTCTCTTTTGCGGTTGATAAAATTTAAATTAATCAATGGTCCTTCATCGGGAGGAAGAGAAGGGGCACTGCAAGCGCAATCACCTAAGTCATCAATCAAGTTCACCCTCTTTTGGGAAGCTTTTTTCTGGCGAGACAACTGTACTGATATATTGTTTCGTTGCGTAGAATGGATATATTTGTTCATTGTACTTTCTCATCTTGATGTTCGGTCAAGAAAGGGTAGTCTTGGCCTAAATCTCGTATACGCGTTATGAACCCAGGGTACAAATTTGCCAATCGTTTATCTCCAACTTGTTCTTTATCCCATTGTCGAACGAGGTATTCTGATTTCTCCAAAGCTAATTTGTGGGATGGCAAGCTCAATAACATGTCGCTAACCCAATCTATCATTTCACGATAGATGAGATCCCTTTTAGCTGGGCTTTCAGCAAGTTGACCAGGGTCATGTCGTAAAATGAAGATGCAGGCATTCCTTGCCGCCTTAAATGCTCGGCCATAGTCACCGCGTTGAAACATTACATCAGCTACAGTACGTTGCGCACGGGCAAAACGACTATACGCCTCTATTTTCAAGGCCAACTCACTAGCTTTTTCGGCATATTTTAACGCTTGATCCCATTCTTCAGAAAGACTATGGCTAATTCCAATATCTTGATAATTATCTACCTGGCCATATTGGTTACCAATCTGTTGCGCTAATTCTACGCTTTCATTAAAATACTCTATCGCGTCATCCAATAGTTGTTGTTGGCGAAATAATGTCCCTCTCTCATTTAACGCACCTGAAAGACTTGCTTGATCACCAATTTGCCGAAAGGTGATAATCGCTTTATCCAGCATCTCTTGCGCCTGACGATATTCGTTTTGCACCACATTGTCGAATGGTTCCCCAGCATGCGTTACCTTATACCAACCCCATTGACGCATTAACCGGCCATAGGAAACCAATGCTAGCGCCTGCCCCCGTTCATTTTCAGCATTTTCAAAGGCCCTTAATGCTTTTTCAAAGTAATTAACAGCTTCATCCACTCTGAGTTGTTCAAGAAATATCATCCCTAATACGTTATAGCTCAGTCCCAACTCGTAGGGAATATCCAAATTCTCTCTAATCTTAAGTGCTGTTGTACATGCTGAAAGGGCTTCGTCATCTCTCCCGAGACGATGATATACAAACCCTAGGTTATTCTTAGTACGGGCTATTTGAGGGTATGCGTTACCTGCGTGAGTAAAGTGTTTGAGTGCTTTGTTGTAATAGTTAATTGTCGGGTGAAATTTATATTGACTACGATATGCATAGCCCAAATTATTGCATAATTCGCCAAAATTTTTCTCTAGTAATTTTCGCTTCGGGTTATCAAAGGATATTTTTTCAAGTTGTTCGTTGAACCATTGTTCACCCTGCCTCCCAACCTCAATAGCTTTATCTAGTTGCCCACTGTTTGTGTATAACACTATTAAATGAAGCTGCACCAAGGCGAGCAAATCAGGGTCAATGGTTGAATCGTTTAACAACGCTGTTAATTTCAGAATAGCATCTTGATAATGTTCCCGTTGATGGAGCACTTCAGCTTGACGAAATTCAAATTCATGCCGCATTTCAGGGTGAAGCCGCTCCTCGACTCGACGGATTTCTGTGTTGATTGCCTCCATAAAATCCGTATCTCGCGCATCTGTTGCCTGCCCAAAAAGCTCACGGGAATACTTAAAGGCATTTATTAAGTCAATATCCAGCCAGTAAAAAAGACGTTCCTGACCTAAATATTGTTTTTCGATAGAGTCATGTTCACCATCAATTTTCTCAGCGTAATAATTGACTATTTTTTTATTCCAACTAAAGCGATACATACCTTGTGGATCAAAGGAAGACCATACGTATCTATTAACCAAATCACGCATCTCGTCATGTAGTAAGCAGCTTCCAACTTCACCATTAAGAGGAGGGCGATATTTCACAAAAGAAAAACGAGAAAGCTTTTTCGTTAGATCACCTGCTTCCTGTGTCGAGATTTCATCCAGAATATAAGCTAAGATTTGCTCATCAAATCGACGATAAAGATGTGCCATAGCTAAGATAGCATGGTCTTCTGGAAGACATAGTTGCAGGATGCGCTCTACCATAGCCTGTTTAAACTGATCAGCTTCATAGGAAATTAACTCATGAGGCATATTTCCATATTTGATCCAATCTGCTGCTAACGCAACTAAAATAGTATAATGGACCCATCTTTTAGGACAGCTATTTAAGGTAGATTTTTTTCTAAAAAGGGTGAATGTATTTTGATCGCTCGGCAACGAGTTTAAAATCCATACAGCCACTACCGGAGAGCATAAGCATGTCACAAAAAAGAAGAGTCCACTCAGCTGCCTTCAAAGGAAAAGTTGCACTCGAAGCATTGAAAGAGTTGAAGCCAATTAATGCGTTGGCGTCCCAGTATGAGATTCAACCAAACCAGATAAGCCTCTGGAAAAAGCAGCTAAAAGAAGGGGTTCCCGAAATATTCAGTAGAAAACGTAGTAAGGCAAAAGAGGACTCCCGTAAGGTTGAAAATCGTTTATATGAAGAGGTCGGGCGCCTGAAAATGGAGTTGGACTGGCTTAAAAAAAAAGTCTGAGTCATGTTCGGATCCACTTGATTTAATTGATCCTAAGCACAAGTCGATCAGCATCCAGAGGCAATGTGACCTGCTCGGCATCAGTCGATCCCGCTATTACTATAAGCCTGCGGTCGAGAGTGAATTGAACCTCAAATTGATGCGAATTATTGATGAGATCTACACCAACTTCCCTTTTTACGGAAGCAGACGGATGGTCATCGAACTGGAGCGGCGTTCTTTTCATGTAAACAGAAAACGGGTTCAAAGGTTGATGCGCCTTATGGGGATTGAGGCGATTTATCCGAAACCGAAGCTAAGCCAAAGGAATAGCGAACATAAGGTTTATCCGTACCTTTTGAGGAACATCTTGATTGATCGTCCCAATCAGGTTTGGAGTACTGATATCACATATATTCCGATGCAGGACGGTTTCATGTACCTGACGGCAGTTATTGATTGGTACAGCCGATACATTCTCAGCTGGCGCATATCCAATACGCTCGATAACGATTTTTGTATTGAGGCCCTTGATGAGGCATTAAGTCAGGGATTACCCGATATTTTTAATACCGATCAGGGGGTACAGTTCACAAGCAAAAAATTCACAAAACGTCTGACAGATGTTGATGTAAAAATCAGCATGGACGGCAAGGGTCGGGCACTGGATAATATTTTTGTCGAGCGTTTTTGGCGTACAGTAAAATATGAAAGCATCTACCTGAAGGACTATCGAAACGGCAAGGAGTTATACCACGGTCTGGAGGAATATTTTTCATTTTACAATACCCAACGCCCCCATCAGTCTTTGGGGTACAGAGTCCCTGAATATATTCATTATTGCTAATGCGACACACTCAAGCAGATACAGGGGGGAAATCATCAGATAAGAGAGGTCATTGTCAGTTCGAAATCTATCTTAAATTATGCCAATTTTTGTGTTGACTGTGGGGTCCACTTTATAGGGCATCCTTGAGAAAGCTCCGCGATACGGTCGGTGACGTCAGATGACAGGTCAATTTTCAGTTGCCCAAAGTAATTTTTCACTTGCTGTGAGGAAAAACCGGTAACGAGCAGGGGCTCTACAACATCGCTGGGTAGATTTTCTTTAAGTGATTGACGTCCAGCAACGACAACCAGTGTATTTTCTTGTGCTTCTTTAAATAAGGGAAGGATTTGTTTCCAAAAGTACTCTATTGATTCTCCGGCAACTTCAGCTGTGTCAAATAAGAGTATAATTTGATCAGCACGTAGATTCTTATAGTCATCAAAAAACAAATTACGGGCTTTGCTCGCCTGCTCATGCAATAAGCTAGGATTAGCTTTTTCGGTCAGCAAGTTTTCATATCTGACCATAGCTTCATTGAAAGAGACAAACTGCT from Candidatus Electrothrix communis encodes the following:
- a CDS encoding radical SAM protein; the encoded protein is MLLPLSAPIYFSLELTSACNNQCPVCSNVFERAPTPLPASDWQKIIETIAPHAEVLKLTGGEPTLHPEFKEIISAIEERGIPFTLFTNARWYKPQAVIDLLRSVSQCQGLLISLHGHNAKTHEGFTRTSHSFTETCKNIQRATSAGLAVHTSTVITRYNWDRLNEVANLSQELGARRAVFNRYLGPVMPDIEPDEKQLRKAVFDIESMMQAASNVRYGSCIPQCFLPSSSTGCWAGVAYCTIDPWGNMRPCNHSPTIAGNVLEIPIEELWSGEVMSNWRALIAEQCNNCDEVDTCRGGCRALIEIRDRDPLVQLPIQEKRSQLPIKLKLYNKDSPYLVCKVQQESFGYALIRGHNIIPVTIQAKSILHELDGSTTLQQIYDEFGQDALDFVGKLYHQGFLELS
- a CDS encoding tetratricopeptide repeat protein, giving the protein MPSDQNTFTLFRKKSTLNSCPKRWVHYTILVALAADWIKYGNMPHELISYEADQFKQAMVERILQLCLPEDHAILAMAHLYRRFDEQILAYILDEISTQEAGDLTKKLSRFSFVKYRPPLNGEVGSCLLHDEMRDLVNRYVWSSFDPQGMYRFSWNKKIVNYYAEKIDGEHDSIEKQYLGQERLFYWLDIDLINAFKYSRELFGQATDARDTDFMEAINTEIRRVEERLHPEMRHEFEFRQAEVLHQREHYQDAILKLTALLNDSTIDPDLLALVQLHLIVLYTNSGQLDKAIEVGRQGEQWFNEQLEKISFDNPKRKLLEKNFGELCNNLGYAYRSQYKFHPTINYYNKALKHFTHAGNAYPQIARTKNNLGFVYHRLGRDDEALSACTTALKIRENLDIPYELGLSYNVLGMIFLEQLRVDEAVNYFEKALRAFENAENERGQALALVSYGRLMRQWGWYKVTHAGEPFDNVVQNEYRQAQEMLDKAIITFRQIGDQASLSGALNERGTLFRQQQLLDDAIEYFNESVELAQQIGNQYGQVDNYQDIGISHSLSEEWDQALKYAEKASELALKIEAYSRFARAQRTVADVMFQRGDYGRAFKAARNACIFILRHDPGQLAESPAKRDLIYREMIDWVSDMLLSLPSHKLALEKSEYLVRQWDKEQVGDKRLANLYPGFITRIRDLGQDYPFLTEHQDEKVQ
- a CDS encoding IS3 family transposase (programmed frameshift); translated protein: MSQKRRVHSAAFKGKVALEALKELKPINALASQYEIQPNQISLWKKQLKEGVPEIFSRKRSKAKEDSRKVENRLYEEVGRLKMELDWLKKKVCESCSDPLDLIDPKHKSISIQRQCDLLGISRSRYYYKPAVESELNLKLMRIIDEIYTNFPFYGSRRMVIELERRSFHVNRKRVQRLMRLMGIEAIYPKPKLSQRNSEHKVYPYLLRNILIDRPNQVWSTDITYIPMQDGFMYLTAVIDWYSRYILSWRISNTLDNDFCIEALDEALSQGLPDIFNTDQGVQFTSKKFTKRLTDVDVKISMDGKGRALDNIFVERFWRTVKYESIYLKDYRNGKELYHGLEEYFSFYNTQRPHQSLGYRVPEYIHYC
- a CDS encoding ATP-binding protein; protein product: MPEHSTYTLKNFIEREKEINSFEQLLDEKEKSKWILNVYGPGGMGKTQLLFRFINALKERRKNGRKILVTDELIDLYWTAHQRELGILKSIARQLDAEQFVSFNEAMVRYENLLTEKANPSLLHEQASKARNLFFDDYKNLRADQIILLFDTAEVAGESIEYFWKQILPLFKEAQENTLVVVAGRQSLKENLPSDVVEPLLVTGFSSQQVKNYFGQLKIDLSSDVTDRIAELSQGCPIKWTPQSTQKLA